DNA sequence from the Streptomyces tsukubensis genome:
GATCAAGAATGGGGAGTAACGAGCACCCCTGGTGTCCCGGCGCGGGACGCCTAGAAGGGGGGCTCGTCCGAGTAGCCGCCGCCGGAGTTGCCGGAAGCGTTGGAGCCGCCGGAGTTTCCACCCCAGTTGCCTCCGCCGCCCTGCTGACCGCCGCCGGAGGGAGCACCGGTGGCCCAGGGGTCGTCGGCGGGAGCCCCACCGCCCTGCTGGCCGCCGGGGCCGGAGCCCCAGTTGCCGCCACCCTGCTGGCCACCGCCGTAGCCACCACCCTGACCACCCTGACCACCGCGACCGGCGGTCTTGGTGACCTTGGCCGTGGCGTTCCGGAGGCTGGGGCCGACTTCCTCGACATCCAGCTCGAAGACCGTGCGCTTCACACCTTCGCGGTCCTCGTAGGACCGCTGCTTCAGCCGGCCCTGCACGACGACACGCATGCCGCGCTGGAGCGACTCGGCGACGTTCTCCGCCGCCTGCCGCCAGACCGAGCAGGTCAGGAACAGGCTCTCGCCGTCCTTCCACTCATTGGTCTGACGGTCGAAGGTGCGCGGGGTGGACGCGACACGGAACTTCGCGACCGCCGCACCGGAGTTGGTGAAGCGCAGCTCGGGGTCGTCGACGAGATTGCCGACGACCGTGATGACGGTCTCGCCTGCCATGGGTGAACCTCTCGGCGGGGATTGCTTGGCTGCTTGCTGCTACTCGAACCCTTTGACCTCTGAGCGGATGCTCAGTGGGTCTCGGGGCGGAGGACCTTGGTCCGGAGGACCGACTCGTTCAGGTTCATCTGGCGGTCGAGCTCCTTGACGACCGCAGGCTCGGCCTGCAGGTCGATGACCGAGTAGATGCCCTCGGGCTTCTTCTTGATCTCGTACGAGAGACGACGACGGCCCCAGGTGTCGACCTTCTCGACCTTTCCGTTGCCCTCACGGACGACGGAGAGGAAGTTCTCGATCAGGGGGGCGACAGCGCGCTCCTCCAGATCGGGGTCGAGGATGACCATCACCTCGTAGTGACGCATGTGGAACCCACCTCCTTTGGACTCAGCGGCCACGGTCGTTCCGTGGCAGGAGGGTCGTGATGCGTTGTTGCAACGGTGTCGAGTAAAGCAGGGCCCACTGACACTCACCGGCCGTCTATGCCGGATCGGTCGGCAGCCTGGGCCGACACCGCGCAGACCGTTCAGAGTACCCGGAGAGGTGCTTGCGGTTGAAATCCGGCGGCCGGGGGGCGCAATCTGTACACATCGGGTGTGCGCGGCACTACGAAGCGCCGCGCTCGGCAACGCCAGGAGGTGCCGCATGGCACAGGCAGTGCGACGTCAGACATCCCTCTTCGCCACGGACGGCAAGCCTCATCCCCTTCAGGACACCCTGGCCGGGGTGACCCTGGTCCTGGGCGTGCTGGCCTTTGTGTCGTCGTGGTTCCCCTCCCTCCATCTGCTCAGCTCATGGACGGGCCTGATCGGCACCCTCACGGGCGGCTACGGACAGTTCATCTCCGCGACGACCCGTGAACGTTTCATCCTGATCCTGGGGCTCGGGGCATCCGCCGCGGGCTTCTTCCTGGG
Encoded proteins:
- a CDS encoding single-stranded DNA-binding protein: MAGETVITVVGNLVDDPELRFTNSGAAVAKFRVASTPRTFDRQTNEWKDGESLFLTCSVWRQAAENVAESLQRGMRVVVQGRLKQRSYEDREGVKRTVFELDVEEVGPSLRNATAKVTKTAGRGGQGGQGGGYGGGQQGGGNWGSGPGGQQGGGAPADDPWATGAPSGGGQQGGGGNWGGNSGGSNASGNSGGGYSDEPPF
- the rpsF gene encoding 30S ribosomal protein S6 — its product is MRHYEVMVILDPDLEERAVAPLIENFLSVVREGNGKVEKVDTWGRRRLSYEIKKKPEGIYSVIDLQAEPAVVKELDRQMNLNESVLRTKVLRPETH